A single genomic interval of Halostella salina harbors:
- a CDS encoding sodium:calcium antiporter, with the protein MTSRIRHPLTAVAVTTLLTLPWVGIYATDSVDALGNVGTVAISGLSVLAASFLLAWGAETAEKDVPRAFAIAVLAVLAVAPEYAVDALYAWQAGQGRAGAGDLAVANMTGANRILIGLGWSGIALFSIYRAKTSGDVAVEHNDGFLNDAVLLDRSIATEVFFLALATLWAFFVPLNGGIDALDMLILVGIYVVYIGIVIRGDPDEEEAHVGVPAYLQKTPAFVRIPSVLALFGYSGFLILTAVEPFAIGLEHIGVDYGIPEFFMIQWVAPLASESPELIVTAYLVNKARTTAAFNALISSKLNQWTLLIGTLGIVFSISQGAYGVLEFNQKQAAEIWITAAQSFFALAILINFRISMREAVALLVLFVSQVLIEYLHIQGVVEFISTYDLLIAYTALYMVVGSAMFLARMDDVRTVGRIARANATGNQPAVDSD; encoded by the coding sequence ATGACCAGTCGGATCCGCCATCCGCTCACTGCGGTCGCCGTGACGACCCTCCTGACGCTGCCGTGGGTCGGTATCTACGCGACCGACAGCGTCGATGCGCTTGGAAACGTCGGAACCGTGGCCATAAGCGGTCTCTCCGTCCTCGCGGCGTCGTTCCTGCTCGCCTGGGGTGCCGAGACGGCCGAGAAGGACGTGCCACGCGCCTTCGCCATCGCCGTCCTCGCCGTCCTCGCGGTTGCCCCCGAGTACGCGGTCGACGCGCTGTACGCGTGGCAGGCCGGACAGGGGCGTGCCGGCGCGGGCGACCTCGCGGTCGCCAACATGACCGGCGCGAACCGCATCCTCATCGGTCTCGGGTGGTCGGGAATCGCGCTGTTTTCGATCTACCGTGCCAAGACCAGCGGCGACGTGGCCGTCGAACACAACGACGGGTTCCTGAACGACGCCGTCCTGCTCGACCGGAGCATCGCCACCGAGGTCTTCTTCCTCGCGCTGGCGACGCTGTGGGCGTTCTTCGTCCCGCTGAACGGCGGCATCGACGCGCTCGACATGCTGATACTCGTCGGCATCTACGTCGTCTACATCGGTATCGTCATCCGCGGCGACCCCGACGAGGAGGAGGCCCACGTCGGCGTCCCGGCGTACCTCCAGAAGACGCCGGCGTTCGTCCGGATCCCCTCGGTCCTCGCGCTGTTTGGCTACTCCGGCTTTCTCATCCTGACGGCCGTCGAGCCGTTCGCGATCGGACTCGAACACATCGGCGTCGACTACGGCATCCCCGAGTTCTTCATGATCCAGTGGGTCGCACCACTGGCCAGCGAGAGCCCCGAACTCATCGTGACGGCGTACCTCGTGAACAAGGCCCGGACGACGGCGGCGTTCAACGCGCTCATCTCCTCGAAGCTGAACCAGTGGACGCTGCTGATCGGGACGCTCGGCATCGTGTTCAGCATCTCGCAGGGGGCCTACGGCGTGCTGGAGTTCAACCAGAAGCAGGCGGCCGAGATCTGGATCACGGCCGCCCAGAGCTTCTTCGCGCTGGCCATCCTGATCAACTTCCGCATCTCGATGCGGGAGGCGGTCGCGCTGCTGGTGCTGTTCGTCTCGCAGGTGCTCATCGAGTACCTGCACATCCAGGGGGTCGTCGAGTTCATCAGCACGTACGACCTGCTCATCGCGTACACGGCCCTCTACATGGTCGTCGGGAGCGCGATGTTCCTCGCCCGCATGGACGACGTGCGCACCGTCGGCCGGATCGCCCGGGCGAACGCGACGGGGAACCAGCCGGCGGTCGACTCCGACTGA